One genomic window of Paeniglutamicibacter sp. Y32M11 includes the following:
- a CDS encoding cupin, with the protein MHLSSAELDDLLTTEAQKAKASHNGRSAVAVLKDGHLRHTLITLLEGSRLNEHAKPLAATLQVLRGTIVVNWAGESRVIEHGGLFVLPDALHDVVANEDSAFLLTTVVG; encoded by the coding sequence ATGCATCTTTCCAGCGCAGAACTCGATGACTTATTGACCACGGAGGCCCAGAAGGCCAAGGCCTCACACAATGGCCGCAGCGCGGTCGCTGTGCTCAAGGACGGCCATCTGCGCCACACGCTCATTACCTTGCTTGAGGGCTCCCGGCTCAACGAGCACGCCAAACCGCTGGCCGCGACGCTGCAGGTGTTGCGCGGCACAATCGTGGTTAATTGGGCCGGTGAATCACGCGTCATTGAACATGGGGGACTGTTTGTGTTGCCCGATGCCCTGCATGATGTTGTGGCCAACGAGGACAGTGCCTTCCTACTGACCACCGTGGTCGGCTGA
- the panB gene encoding 3-methyl-2-oxobutanoate hydroxymethyltransferase, with protein sequence MSAHPSTPTNPASAEGAARPRIRLHHLQAAKDQGRKFAMLTAYDTMMAGIFDASGIEVLLVGDSAANTVMGYSSTLPITMDDMIVFAKSVVSGASHALVVCDMPFGSYEVSPEQAVSSAVRLMKEGGVHAVKLEGGAIFAPHVRALVAAGVPVMAHIGFTPQSEHALGGYRVQGRGDAGDLMITDAQALEAAGAFAVLMEMVPTSTARRVDEALHVPTVGIGAGGATTGQVLVWQDMLGLGSGKSARFVKKYADLRSVVAGAATAYREDVLRGTFPATEHEFPES encoded by the coding sequence ATGAGCGCACATCCTTCAACACCCACGAATCCGGCGTCCGCAGAGGGCGCCGCACGGCCCAGAATCCGTCTGCATCACCTCCAAGCTGCCAAAGATCAGGGGAGGAAATTTGCCATGTTAACCGCCTACGACACCATGATGGCGGGCATCTTCGATGCCAGTGGCATTGAGGTCCTGTTGGTGGGAGATTCGGCGGCCAATACCGTGATGGGCTATTCCTCAACGCTGCCGATCACCATGGACGACATGATCGTCTTTGCCAAGTCGGTGGTATCCGGTGCCTCGCACGCTTTGGTGGTGTGCGATATGCCCTTCGGTTCCTACGAGGTCTCCCCCGAGCAGGCGGTGTCCTCGGCCGTGCGATTAATGAAGGAGGGCGGTGTGCACGCAGTGAAACTCGAAGGTGGTGCTATCTTCGCGCCGCATGTGCGCGCACTGGTGGCTGCCGGCGTGCCGGTGATGGCGCATATTGGTTTCACCCCACAATCCGAACATGCTCTGGGCGGCTACCGAGTTCAGGGTCGCGGCGATGCCGGGGACCTTATGATCACCGATGCCCAGGCCCTTGAGGCCGCAGGCGCTTTTGCTGTGCTCATGGAAATGGTCCCCACCAGCACGGCCCGTCGTGTTGATGAAGCACTGCATGTACCCACCGTGGGCATCGGCGCCGGTGGCGCCACCACCGGACAGGTGCTGGTCTGGCAGGACATGCTCGGTTTAGGCAGCGGGAAGAGCGCACGCTTTGTCAAAAAGTACGCGGACTTACGCTCGGTGGTAGCCGGTGCGGCAACCGCCTACCGTGAGGATGTCCTTCGGGGCACCTTCCCGGCGACCGAGCACGAGTTCCCGGAAAGCTAG
- the hisD gene encoding histidinol dehydrogenase produces MTSNVRPQTFSALQDLDLRGTALDHASLKAVLPRPELNFATAAEAVESIIGRVRTEGFAALSELAEKFDGVQQDYTRVPAEAMERALAELDPQVRAGLEESITRARAFAAAQVPEDTSVEYGTGATVTQRWVAVRRVGLYVPGGLAVYPSSVIMNAVPALAAGVGSLAIASPPQKEFGGLPHPTILAAAKLLGVEEVHAMGGAQAIAALAYGVAVPGGVDPALAIEPVDVVTGPGNLFVATAKRLVKGVVGIDAEAGPTEIAILADATANPEYVAADMISQAEHDPNAAAVLVTDSPDLAEAVRKALENQCRTTKHAERVGLALGGKQSAIILVSNIDAGIAVCNVYAAEHLEIHTANAHADAARISAAGAIFIGSHAPVSLGDYCAGSNHVLPTSGTAAFASGLNVNTFLKAIQVIDYDRAALQVVAPHVVALANAEDLPAHGDAVAIRFA; encoded by the coding sequence GTGACCAGCAACGTACGCCCCCAGACCTTTTCCGCGCTCCAAGACCTTGACCTGCGAGGTACAGCCCTTGACCATGCGAGCCTCAAGGCGGTGCTGCCGCGCCCCGAGTTGAACTTCGCCACCGCCGCCGAGGCCGTGGAGTCGATCATTGGCCGCGTGCGCACCGAGGGCTTCGCCGCCCTGTCCGAGCTGGCCGAGAAGTTCGACGGTGTCCAACAGGACTACACCCGCGTCCCTGCCGAGGCCATGGAACGTGCCCTGGCGGAGCTTGATCCCCAGGTCCGTGCCGGCCTAGAGGAATCAATCACTCGGGCCCGTGCCTTTGCCGCGGCCCAGGTGCCTGAAGACACGTCCGTGGAATACGGGACGGGTGCAACCGTCACCCAGCGCTGGGTAGCTGTGCGCCGGGTGGGTCTCTATGTTCCGGGCGGCCTAGCGGTATACCCGAGCTCGGTGATCATGAACGCCGTGCCTGCCCTGGCCGCCGGTGTTGGATCCCTGGCCATTGCCTCGCCCCCGCAAAAGGAATTCGGCGGACTGCCCCACCCCACGATCTTGGCCGCTGCCAAGCTCTTGGGAGTCGAGGAGGTCCACGCCATGGGTGGTGCGCAGGCCATCGCCGCACTCGCCTACGGCGTCGCCGTGCCCGGAGGCGTAGACCCGGCTCTGGCCATCGAGCCGGTTGACGTGGTCACCGGCCCCGGAAACCTCTTTGTCGCCACCGCCAAGCGCCTGGTCAAGGGCGTGGTCGGTATCGATGCGGAAGCCGGCCCCACCGAAATTGCCATCCTGGCCGACGCTACGGCGAACCCCGAGTATGTAGCAGCGGATATGATCTCGCAGGCAGAACACGACCCGAACGCGGCGGCCGTGTTGGTCACCGACTCACCCGACTTGGCCGAAGCCGTTCGGAAAGCGCTGGAGAACCAGTGCCGCACCACCAAGCACGCAGAACGTGTTGGCCTTGCCCTGGGTGGCAAGCAGTCGGCCATCATCCTGGTATCGAACATCGACGCGGGTATTGCGGTCTGCAACGTCTACGCAGCGGAGCACCTGGAAATCCACACGGCTAACGCGCACGCGGATGCGGCAAGAATTTCCGCTGCCGGGGCCATCTTCATTGGGTCCCACGCTCCCGTATCACTTGGTGACTACTGCGCCGGATCCAACCACGTGCTGCCCACCAGCGGCACCGCGGCCTTTGCCTCGGGCTTGAACGTTAATACCTTCCTCAAAGCCATACAGGTCATCGACTATGACCGCGCGGCGTTGCAGGTGGTGGCGCCCCACGTGGTGGCGCTGGCCAACGCCGAGGATCTGCCGGCCCACGGTGATGCGGTGGCCATCCGCTTCGCCTGA
- the glnA gene encoding type I glutamate--ammonia ligase has translation MDRQQEFVLRTIEERDVRFVRLWFTDVVGSMKSVALAPAEVEGAFEEGLGFDGSSIEGLSRIYESDMLLQPDPSTFQILPWRGETEPTSRMFCDIQTPDGLPAAADPRHVLKRQLAAAADMGFTCYTHPEIEFYLLRSSELGAEGYPVPVDRGGYFDHVTGGVAQDFRRTAVTMLEAVGISVEFSHHENGPGQNEIDLRYADALQTADNIMTFRTVIKEVAIQQGIYATFMPKPFSDEAGSGMHTHFSLFEGDTNAFFEAGREFQLSDTARQFIAGILRHAPEFTAVTNQFVNSYKRLWGGGEAPSHRSWGHNNRSALVRVPLYKPGKGQSARVEYRGIDSAANPYLAYACLLGAGLKGIQEGYELEPQAEDDVWGLSSAERRASGHDPLPGSLHDAIRAMEESELVAEILGEQVFTSFLRNKRDEWEAYRQNVSPFELRRYLGIL, from the coding sequence GTGGATCGCCAGCAGGAATTCGTCCTGAGAACCATTGAGGAAAGAGACGTACGTTTTGTGCGTCTGTGGTTTACGGACGTTGTGGGTTCCATGAAATCGGTGGCGCTTGCCCCGGCGGAGGTCGAAGGCGCCTTTGAGGAGGGCCTCGGCTTTGATGGTTCCTCCATCGAAGGACTTTCGCGCATTTACGAGTCCGACATGCTCTTGCAGCCGGATCCCTCGACCTTCCAGATCCTCCCGTGGCGTGGTGAAACCGAACCCACCTCACGGATGTTCTGTGACATTCAGACCCCCGATGGTCTGCCCGCCGCGGCCGACCCGCGCCACGTCCTGAAGCGCCAGCTGGCCGCCGCAGCAGACATGGGCTTCACCTGCTACACGCACCCGGAAATTGAATTCTATTTGTTGCGTTCCTCCGAGCTGGGCGCCGAGGGCTACCCGGTACCGGTTGACCGGGGCGGATACTTTGACCACGTCACCGGCGGCGTCGCTCAGGACTTCCGCCGCACCGCGGTGACCATGCTCGAAGCCGTGGGGATCTCGGTGGAGTTCAGCCACCATGAAAACGGTCCGGGACAAAACGAAATCGACCTGCGCTACGCGGATGCGTTGCAGACGGCCGACAACATCATGACCTTCCGGACGGTGATCAAAGAGGTCGCGATCCAGCAGGGCATCTACGCCACCTTCATGCCCAAACCGTTCTCCGATGAGGCCGGCAGCGGCATGCATACGCACTTCTCGCTCTTCGAGGGCGACACCAACGCCTTCTTCGAGGCCGGACGCGAATTCCAGCTCTCGGACACGGCACGACAGTTTATTGCCGGTATCCTGCGTCACGCACCGGAATTCACCGCCGTCACCAACCAGTTTGTGAACTCCTACAAGCGCCTGTGGGGTGGGGGAGAAGCCCCCAGCCACCGCTCGTGGGGACATAACAACCGGTCGGCCCTGGTGCGGGTGCCGTTGTACAAGCCGGGCAAGGGTCAGTCGGCGCGTGTTGAATACCGCGGCATTGATTCCGCGGCCAACCCCTACCTGGCCTACGCCTGCCTCCTGGGCGCCGGTCTGAAGGGTATCCAAGAAGGTTACGAACTCGAGCCGCAGGCCGAAGACGACGTCTGGGGTTTGAGCAGCGCAGAGCGCCGAGCCAGCGGGCACGATCCGCTGCCGGGCTCACTGCACGATGCGATTCGTGCCATGGAGGAGTCCGAGCTGGTGGCCGAGATTCTCGGCGAGCAGGTCTTCACCTCCTTCCTGCGTAACAAGCGTGATGAATGGGAAGCCTACCGGCAGAACGTCAGCCCGTTCGAGCTGCGCCGCTACCTGGGGATCCTCTAG
- a CDS encoding bifunctional [glutamine synthetase] adenylyltransferase/[glutamine synthetase]-adenylyl-L-tyrosine phosphorylase: MPTRQLIAAGFDDLERAKRFLADKELIGLDLGVLVGHLSHAADPDQALLSLLRVIEHAPDALKLVKDPSLAPGFMRLLGASDALAGFLIREPSALQVLAAPAPQVMRGRSAMELRAELLRAVGADPSAGMPPVATVRGEDGYRMLRVAYRRAVLSLAHRDLGAADALEAMPAVGRELADLAAAAIDGALAISRAEAAERFDPADIADLRLAVIGMGKCGAQELNYVSDVDVIYVHSSDQLEDELAHTIATELAVGISRAIDSSGIEPGLWEVDANLRPEGKDGALSRTLESHAAYYARWAASWEFQALLKARAIAGDALLGAAYEAMVAPLIWSSSERDGFVDSVQRMRRRVTANIKPTEVAFQLKLGPGGLRDVEFTVQLLQLVHGRVDETLRVRSTTKAIEALSMAGYIGRDDAQKFDSSYRFLRVLEHRIQLVNLRRTHLMPHKEAGQRVLARAVRSSVGGKISTAAGLLQRWSETKRLVRQLHERIFYRPLLSNSANLSADEVRLSPEAAQSRLRALGYADPKAAMRHIEALTGGVRRRAALQRQLLPVLLGWIAEGVNPDAGLLGFRRLSESLGESHWYLGMLRDSNAAAERLCRILSNSRFITDLLEVSPESTAWLGDNKQLVPLSSEALWAEISAKLKRNPAAEQAMRLIRLVRRREILRIALADGAEAIDQDTVGRALAENDRAAVRGALEVAQRTEFAKTPQLGEFLVVAMGRQGGKEIGYCSDADVMFVQRPFKDSSPEDAQAQALRIATAVGSLLGKAMVPAIAAEPRLEIDAALRPEGKSGPLVRSIESYEEYYRRWSQIWEQQALLRAAPMAGSEALAEDFMAMVQPLRYEQVMGEDQVREIRRIKARVEAERLPRGAEPERHLKLGRGSLSDVEWLVQLIQLQHAKEHPDLRTTSTRPALKAIGAAGLIPEDDLETLDTAWSLATRIRSAGLICTGRVSDVLPTSWPDMEAVARWCGYAPGEASVMEDDYLKATRRARNVFERYFYGFED; encoded by the coding sequence ATGCCCACGAGGCAGCTGATTGCGGCAGGTTTCGACGACCTCGAGCGCGCCAAGCGCTTCCTGGCCGATAAGGAACTGATCGGCCTCGATTTGGGTGTTCTGGTGGGCCACCTCTCCCACGCCGCGGACCCGGATCAGGCCCTGCTGTCCCTGCTAAGGGTCATTGAGCACGCACCGGACGCACTGAAGCTTGTGAAGGATCCGAGCCTCGCCCCGGGATTCATGCGCTTGTTGGGTGCCTCCGACGCCTTGGCGGGATTCTTGATCCGCGAACCTTCCGCACTGCAGGTCTTGGCGGCACCGGCGCCACAGGTGATGCGCGGACGCAGCGCCATGGAATTGCGGGCCGAGTTATTGCGCGCCGTCGGCGCCGATCCGTCCGCTGGGATGCCCCCGGTGGCCACGGTCAGGGGCGAAGATGGTTATCGAATGTTGCGGGTGGCTTACCGCCGCGCGGTGCTCAGCCTGGCCCACCGTGACCTCGGGGCCGCCGACGCACTGGAGGCCATGCCCGCTGTAGGGCGCGAACTGGCCGACCTTGCTGCGGCCGCCATCGATGGTGCGCTGGCGATCAGCCGCGCCGAGGCCGCCGAACGCTTTGACCCCGCAGATATCGCCGATCTTCGACTGGCGGTCATCGGCATGGGTAAGTGTGGCGCCCAGGAACTGAACTACGTCTCGGATGTCGACGTCATTTATGTGCATTCCAGTGATCAACTGGAGGACGAGCTGGCCCACACCATCGCCACGGAACTGGCGGTGGGCATCTCCCGGGCCATCGACAGCTCGGGTATCGAACCTGGTCTGTGGGAGGTAGACGCCAACCTGCGTCCCGAAGGCAAAGATGGTGCCCTCAGCCGTACTCTCGAGTCGCATGCGGCATATTACGCACGCTGGGCCGCGTCTTGGGAATTCCAGGCACTGCTGAAGGCTCGTGCCATTGCCGGTGACGCACTTCTGGGTGCAGCTTACGAAGCCATGGTCGCGCCGCTGATCTGGTCTTCCTCGGAACGCGACGGGTTTGTTGATTCGGTCCAGCGCATGCGCCGCAGAGTGACGGCAAACATCAAGCCCACCGAGGTGGCGTTCCAGCTGAAGCTGGGTCCCGGTGGACTGCGGGATGTTGAATTCACCGTTCAACTGCTCCAGCTGGTCCACGGTCGCGTGGATGAAACCTTGCGCGTACGCTCAACCACCAAGGCCATCGAGGCACTGAGCATGGCCGGATACATTGGCCGCGACGATGCGCAAAAATTTGATAGTTCCTACCGCTTCCTGCGTGTCCTAGAGCACCGCATCCAGCTGGTGAACCTGCGTCGGACGCACCTGATGCCGCACAAGGAGGCCGGCCAACGAGTTTTGGCTCGGGCCGTGCGATCGAGTGTGGGAGGCAAAATATCGACCGCTGCGGGTCTGCTCCAGCGCTGGAGCGAGACCAAACGGCTGGTACGCCAGTTGCACGAACGAATCTTCTACCGCCCCCTGCTGAGCAACTCCGCAAACTTGTCGGCCGACGAGGTCCGGCTTTCCCCGGAAGCGGCGCAATCACGCTTGCGCGCCCTCGGTTATGCCGATCCGAAGGCAGCAATGCGCCATATCGAGGCACTGACCGGCGGAGTGCGCCGACGTGCAGCCCTGCAACGGCAGCTGCTTCCGGTGTTGCTGGGGTGGATTGCCGAAGGGGTCAACCCGGACGCCGGCTTGCTAGGGTTCAGGCGCCTGAGCGAATCATTGGGGGAGTCGCACTGGTACCTGGGGATGCTGCGCGACTCCAATGCTGCAGCCGAGCGGCTGTGCCGCATCCTGTCTAATTCCCGTTTCATTACCGATCTGTTGGAGGTCTCGCCCGAGTCCACCGCGTGGTTGGGCGACAACAAACAGTTGGTCCCGCTGAGCTCCGAGGCCTTGTGGGCGGAAATCTCCGCAAAACTGAAGCGCAATCCCGCCGCCGAGCAGGCCATGCGGCTGATTCGACTGGTGCGCCGACGTGAAATTTTGCGCATCGCGTTGGCCGACGGTGCAGAAGCGATCGATCAGGACACGGTGGGCCGTGCCCTGGCCGAAAATGACCGGGCCGCGGTGCGCGGTGCCTTGGAAGTTGCCCAGCGCACCGAATTTGCCAAGACCCCGCAGCTCGGTGAATTCCTGGTGGTGGCCATGGGGCGCCAGGGTGGAAAGGAAATAGGCTACTGTTCGGACGCCGACGTCATGTTCGTCCAGCGCCCCTTCAAGGATTCGTCGCCGGAAGATGCCCAAGCGCAGGCGCTGCGCATTGCCACAGCAGTGGGTTCCTTGTTGGGCAAGGCCATGGTGCCGGCGATCGCTGCAGAACCGCGGCTAGAAATTGATGCTGCGCTGCGCCCCGAGGGCAAGAGCGGTCCGCTGGTGCGCTCCATCGAATCCTATGAGGAGTATTACCGCCGGTGGTCCCAGATCTGGGAGCAGCAGGCGCTGCTGCGTGCTGCCCCCATGGCAGGGTCCGAAGCGCTGGCGGAAGACTTTATGGCGATGGTCCAGCCCCTGCGTTATGAGCAGGTCATGGGCGAGGATCAGGTACGCGAGATCCGCCGGATCAAGGCCCGAGTGGAGGCCGAAAGGTTGCCCCGCGGTGCCGAACCGGAGCGTCACCTGAAATTGGGCCGTGGCTCGCTCAGCGATGTGGAATGGCTGGTCCAGCTCATTCAGCTGCAGCACGCCAAGGAACACCCCGACTTACGCACCACCTCTACGCGTCCGGCGCTTAAAGCCATCGGCGCGGCGGGACTCATTCCCGAAGACGACCTAGAGACGCTGGATACTGCATGGTCATTGGCCACTAGGATCCGCAGTGCCGGGTTGATCTGCACCGGTCGGGTCAGCGATGTGCTGCCGACCTCTTGGCCCGATATGGAGGCTGTGGCGCGTTGGTGTGGTTATGCTCCCGGGGAGGCCTCGGTGATGGAAGACGACTATCTCAAGGCCACGCGCCGGGCCAGAAACGTTTTTGAGCGCTACTTCTACGGCTTCGAGGATTAA
- the map gene encoding type I methionyl aminopeptidase: MSSATTAPIGSLKPGTPTPQRTVPNSIARPEYVGRPAPRKSDAPEVRSAEIIAKMRVASKIAAQALAEVGRAVVPGITTDELDKIGHEFLLDHKAYPSTLGYRGFTKSLCASINEVICHGIPDTTVVQEGDIVNIDITAFIGGVHGDTNATFFAGDVDEESRLLVERTEESLRRAIRAVMPGREINVIGRTISAYAKRFGYGVVRDFTGHGVAESFHTGLIIPHYDAAPAYSQLIEPGMTFTIEPMLTLGTIEWDMWDDGWTATTKDRKRTAQFEHTLLVNEDGAEILTLA; encoded by the coding sequence ATGTCTTCAGCAACAACCGCACCCATCGGATCCCTTAAGCCCGGGACGCCGACCCCGCAACGAACCGTCCCCAACTCGATCGCGCGTCCGGAATATGTTGGCCGTCCCGCACCGCGGAAGTCCGATGCCCCCGAAGTTCGTTCGGCGGAGATCATCGCCAAGATGCGCGTGGCGTCAAAGATCGCCGCGCAGGCACTGGCCGAGGTCGGACGGGCGGTTGTTCCGGGCATCACCACCGATGAGTTGGACAAAATCGGGCACGAATTCCTGCTTGATCACAAGGCGTACCCGTCCACGCTGGGCTACCGCGGATTCACCAAGTCATTGTGCGCATCGATCAATGAGGTCATCTGCCACGGCATCCCCGATACCACCGTGGTGCAGGAGGGTGACATCGTTAATATCGATATCACCGCCTTCATCGGCGGAGTCCACGGCGACACCAATGCCACCTTCTTCGCCGGAGACGTTGATGAAGAATCACGCCTCTTGGTAGAACGCACCGAGGAATCTTTGCGTCGGGCCATCCGCGCCGTCATGCCGGGACGCGAGATCAATGTCATCGGCCGCACCATTTCCGCCTACGCAAAACGCTTCGGTTATGGCGTGGTGCGCGACTTCACAGGCCACGGCGTGGCAGAATCCTTCCATACTGGATTGATCATCCCCCACTACGATGCAGCACCGGCCTACAGCCAGCTCATCGAACCCGGCATGACCTTCACCATTGAACCCATGCTGACCTTGGGAACCATTGAGTGGGACATGTGGGACGACGGATGGACTGCCACCACCAAGGACCGCAAGCGCACAGCACAGTTTGAACACACACTGCTCGTCAATGAGGACGGCGCCGAAATCCTGACCCTGGCCTAA
- the ppgK gene encoding polyphosphate--glucose phosphotransferase, with translation MSERALNPSPTAIGIDIGGTGMKGGIVDLATGTLIGDRVRFDTPKPATPAAVAEVVAQIVAELATRAEAPDTNSAVGVAFPAIIHQGVARSASNVDKSWIGTDVDKLFTERLGREVHVMNDADAAGLAEAHFGAGAGVAGTVLVITLGTGIGSALIHNGVLVPNVELGHLEIDSAVAESRASASAREREDLSWKEYSKRLQRFFSHVEFLFSPTLFIIGGGISKRAEDYLPRLSLNTPITVATSKNNAGIVGAALQQGLDRA, from the coding sequence ATGTCTGAACGCGCACTGAACCCATCGCCCACAGCCATTGGCATCGATATCGGCGGCACCGGTATGAAGGGCGGCATCGTTGACTTAGCCACCGGAACGCTCATTGGCGATCGTGTCCGCTTCGATACCCCCAAGCCGGCCACGCCGGCTGCGGTCGCCGAGGTTGTGGCGCAGATTGTTGCCGAGTTGGCCACCCGAGCCGAAGCTCCGGATACAAACAGTGCCGTTGGCGTGGCCTTCCCGGCGATCATCCACCAGGGCGTTGCTCGCTCCGCGTCCAATGTGGATAAATCGTGGATCGGCACCGACGTCGATAAATTGTTCACCGAGCGACTGGGTCGCGAGGTCCACGTGATGAACGACGCCGATGCCGCCGGCCTCGCCGAGGCACACTTTGGTGCCGGAGCCGGCGTTGCTGGCACGGTCCTGGTGATCACCCTGGGTACTGGCATCGGATCGGCACTCATCCACAATGGTGTCTTGGTTCCCAATGTGGAACTGGGACACCTGGAAATTGATTCGGCCGTCGCCGAATCCAGGGCCTCGGCCTCGGCGCGGGAACGAGAGGACCTGTCGTGGAAGGAATATTCCAAGCGCCTACAGCGCTTCTTCTCCCACGTTGAGTTCCTCTTCTCCCCCACACTGTTCATCATTGGCGGCGGGATTTCCAAGCGCGCCGAGGATTACCTGCCACGCCTCAGCCTGAACACCCCGATCACGGTGGCTACCTCCAAAAACAATGCGGGCATCGTTGGTGCCGCATTGCAGCAGGGCCTCGATCGGGCCTAA
- the nrdR gene encoding transcriptional regulator NrdR — protein MYCPYCRHTDSRVVDSRLTDDGTAIRRRRQCAECGRRFSTAETTSLNVLKRSGVAEPFSRAKVINGVRKACQGRPVTDDDLALLAQEVEEAVRSSGAAEINAREVGLAILTPLQRLDEVAYLRFASVYQDFKSLEDFEAAIKKLRTERENRPVGPQRPLSAR, from the coding sequence ATGTACTGTCCCTATTGCAGGCACACCGATTCGCGTGTTGTTGACAGTCGCTTGACCGACGACGGTACCGCGATCCGCCGTCGTAGACAATGCGCAGAATGCGGACGACGGTTCAGCACCGCGGAGACCACGAGCCTGAACGTGCTTAAGCGTTCGGGGGTGGCCGAGCCATTTAGTCGCGCCAAGGTCATCAACGGAGTGCGCAAGGCGTGCCAGGGTCGCCCGGTGACCGACGATGATTTGGCCTTGCTGGCTCAGGAAGTCGAAGAAGCCGTGCGTTCCAGCGGCGCCGCGGAGATTAACGCTCGCGAGGTTGGTCTGGCGATCCTCACACCCTTGCAGCGCCTCGACGAGGTGGCATACCTGCGCTTCGCCAGTGTTTACCAAGACTTCAAATCTCTTGAGGATTTTGAGGCTGCCATTAAAAAGTTGCGGACCGAACGCGAGAACCGGCCGGTCGGCCCACAACGTCCACTGAGCGCGCGATAG
- a CDS encoding SRPBCC domain-containing protein: MIKPYGSLESTTDGVRITIERHTTHDPQQLWEAFTTAPGLAGWVGILRGSTEGGDLTFSMVEDDVEATPADVQILRCRAPHELSLSTVSEYGSWNLGWEISGTPGAGIIRFTQDLGPGEDPSSIGPGWEYYLERALVHLRGGDVTTVQWDQYYPALAPSYTTTDH; the protein is encoded by the coding sequence ATGATAAAACCATACGGCTCCCTGGAGTCGACCACCGACGGGGTTCGAATCACCATCGAGCGCCACACCACCCATGACCCCCAGCAGCTGTGGGAGGCCTTCACCACCGCTCCGGGTCTGGCCGGGTGGGTGGGGATCCTGCGCGGTTCCACCGAGGGTGGTGATTTGACCTTTTCAATGGTCGAAGACGACGTCGAAGCCACACCGGCGGACGTGCAGATCCTGCGTTGCCGTGCCCCACATGAGCTGAGCTTATCCACGGTAAGCGAGTATGGATCCTGGAACCTTGGATGGGAGATCTCCGGGACGCCCGGCGCCGGAATCATCCGGTTCACTCAGGATCTGGGTCCAGGTGAGGACCCAAGCTCGATCGGACCGGGATGGGAGTACTACCTGGAGCGGGCCCTCGTGCACCTGCGCGGAGGCGACGTCACCACCGTGCAGTGGGACCAGTACTACCCAGCACTGGCCCCCAGCTATACCACTACGGACCACTGA
- a CDS encoding SPOR domain-containing protein yields the protein MSDALPGEGEFWFNITTGVVETGPQTDWSQLLGPYASRAEAEAALSKVRERNEQWDEEDEKEEEN from the coding sequence ATGAGTGACGCATTGCCCGGCGAGGGCGAATTCTGGTTCAACATCACCACCGGCGTGGTAGAGACCGGACCCCAAACGGATTGGTCCCAGCTCTTGGGCCCATACGCATCAAGGGCCGAGGCCGAGGCCGCCCTGAGCAAGGTGCGCGAGCGCAACGAGCAGTGGGACGAAGAAGACGAAAAGGAAGAGGAAAACTAA